One region of Culex pipiens pallens isolate TS chromosome 2, TS_CPP_V2, whole genome shotgun sequence genomic DNA includes:
- the LOC120427965 gene encoding zinc carboxypeptidase-like — MMLFKVLLTISLAIASIGCEPVRFDNYRVYEVSIDNADQLKVMQHLEQLSDGYSFWESPVQTGMTVNVMVPPHKIADFEELGSQMQINLKLKIKDVQKLINNENPARSKHNGFGWESYHTLDEMYDWIDGLVEKHGDILSVEQVGDSYEGREVRAVKLSHKAGNPGIFLESNIHAREWITSATATWILNELLTSTAPDVQELAQNYDWYILPVVNPDGLNYTKETNRMWRKTRYPHSVLCYGADMNRNFPYHWMDGGASSNPCTETYAGPEPASEIETKNLMEYFSKIKDQIHFYLSFHSYSQLILLPFGYQNSEKVDNFYDWMEMAEAAAIALYKRHGTQYEFGNTADVLYIASGSTRDWALGTYNVPIAASYEFRDTGKYGFLLPADQIIPNSEEVLDSLVAFLGKARELGYFKV; from the exons ATGATGTTGTTCAAAGTTTTACTAACAATATCACTAGCCATAGCTTCCATAGGTTGCGAACCAGTGCGTTTTGATAACTATCGAGTATACGAGGTGTCGATTGACAATGCTGATCAATTGAAAGTGATGCAACATTTAGAGCAGTTATCCGATGGG TACTCTTTTTGGGAATCTCCGGTTCAAACTGGTATGACGGTAAATGTTATGGTGCCACCACATAAAATCGCTGATTTTGAAGAATTGGGATCGCAGATGCAGATTaatttgaaacttaaaattaaagatGTCCAAAA GCTAATAAACAATGAGAACCCTGCTCGGTCGAAGCATAATGGATTTGGGTGGGAAAGCTACCACACATTGGACGAGATGTACGACTGGATCGATGGATTGGTTGAAAAGCACGGTGACATTCTGTCGGTCGAGCAGGTTGGTGATTCGTACGAGGGTCGTGAGGTGCGCGCTGTCAAGTTGTCTCACAAAGCAGGAAATCCGGGCATCTTTTTGGAGTCCAATATTCATGCCCGTGAGTGGATCACTTCGGCTACAGCTACGTGGATCCTGAACGAACTGCTAACGTCCACTGCACCGGATGTCCAAGAACTTGCTCAAAATTATGACTGGTACATATTACCAGTTGTCAATCCAGATGGATTGAACTACACCAAAGAGACCAATCGTATGTGGAGAAAGACTCGCTACCCACACAGCGTTCTGTGCTATGGTGCCGATATGAACCGTAACTTCCCTTATCACTGGATGG ATGGTGGTGCATCTTCCAATCCCTGTACGGAAACATATGCTGGACCAGAGCCTGCTTCCGAAATTGAAACGAAAAACCTTATGGAGTACTTTTCAAAGATCAAGGATCAAATTCACTTCTATCTTTCATTCCACTCGTACAGTCAACTAATTTTATTGCCAttcgggtatcaaaattcagaaaaGGTGGACAATTTTTATGACTGGATGGAGATGGCGGAGGCTGCAGCGATCGCACTGTATAAGCGACATGGAACTCAATACGAATTCGGTAATACGGCTGATGTTCTAT ACATTGCATCCGGATCAACTCGTGACTGGGCGCTGGGAACCTACAATGTGCCGATCGCTGCGTCGTATGAGTTCCGTGATACcggaaaatatggatttttgttGCCGGCGGACCAAATTATTCCAAACTCGGAAGAAGTATTGGACTCCCTTGTAGCATTCTTGGGAAAGGCTCGCGAGCTAGGGTATTTCAAAGTATGA